In Stomatohabitans albus, one genomic interval encodes:
- a CDS encoding malonic semialdehyde reductase, whose protein sequence is MSFVIDQKAMDAMFLEAHSANAYTDYQVTDQELAEVWDLIKWGPTAMNNQPMRMFTVRPGEAQDALVEAAMDTNKAKVKSANLNLILAADLDFHTYLPSQHPHGEGFAPVLEANAPMRQDWAISNAWLQAGYLVAGLRAHGLAVGPMLGFDFDKIKATLMPSERYLPFMVTGVGHPDVEAYYPRGPRLDASSVILPAGK, encoded by the coding sequence ATGTCATTTGTCATTGATCAAAAAGCTATGGACGCCATGTTCTTGGAAGCACATAGCGCCAACGCATACACGGACTATCAGGTCACCGACCAGGAACTAGCTGAAGTTTGGGACTTGATTAAGTGGGGCCCAACCGCTATGAACAACCAGCCCATGCGTATGTTCACCGTGCGTCCTGGTGAGGCACAAGATGCCCTCGTTGAGGCTGCTATGGACACGAACAAGGCCAAGGTGAAGAGCGCTAACCTCAACCTGATTCTGGCCGCTGACCTTGACTTCCACACCTACTTGCCAAGTCAGCACCCCCACGGTGAAGGCTTTGCCCCTGTGCTGGAGGCAAATGCCCCAATGCGCCAAGATTGGGCCATTTCTAACGCTTGGTTGCAAGCTGGTTACTTGGTCGCAGGTCTGCGTGCTCACGGCTTAGCTGTTGGCCCCATGCTTGGTTTTGACTTTGACAAGATTAAGGCCACGTTGATGCCGTCTGAGCGTTACCTTCCGTTCATGGTTACCGGCGTCGGTCACCCTGATGTTGAGGCGTACTACCCGCGTGGTCCTCGTTTGGACGCAAGCAGTGTGATTCTGCCAGCAGGTAAATAG
- a CDS encoding phosphoribosyltransferase, producing MTDQDNVAGNEREVLSWEGYGDAVEDLAQMVAKDGFIPDVILSVARGGMPLGACLGYRLGIKEVSVVNVEFYTGVEERLPEPVLLPPTPPKETLAGKRVLIADDVADTGGTMGSVLDYLDTVAADVRVAVLYQKPHSTIDCEYVWRQTDEWIIFPWSAKPPILEGSVKDA from the coding sequence ATGACTGATCAGGACAATGTCGCTGGAAACGAACGAGAAGTGCTGAGCTGGGAAGGGTATGGCGATGCCGTTGAAGATCTCGCCCAGATGGTTGCTAAGGATGGATTCATCCCTGACGTCATTTTGAGCGTTGCCCGTGGTGGTATGCCGCTCGGCGCATGCCTTGGGTATCGCCTGGGTATCAAAGAAGTAAGTGTTGTCAACGTGGAGTTTTATACCGGTGTTGAAGAGCGTCTTCCCGAGCCGGTGTTGTTGCCGCCTACCCCACCGAAAGAAACCCTGGCTGGCAAGCGGGTATTGATCGCTGATGATGTTGCAGACACTGGTGGCACGATGGGTTCAGTTCTCGACTACTTAGACACGGTTGCCGCAGATGTCCGAGTTGCGGTGCTTTATCAAAAACCACATTCAACGATTGATTGTGAGTATGTCTGGCGACAAACCGATGAGTGGATTATCTTCCCGTGGTCAGCGAAACCTCCAATTCTTGAAGGTAGCGTCAAGGACGCCTAG
- the aspA gene encoding aspartate ammonia-lyase, protein MSVDQAETSVTATPGTRVEIDLLGPMEVPNDAWYGVHTMRAMNSFNLTCRTTSDNPLLIKGIVLVKKASALANKELRTIPADVADDIVAACDMILNQGKCLDQFPTDQLQGGAGTSVNMNANEVIANLALANRGVEKGRYDIINPNDHVNACQSTNDTYATGIRLAVYMRVRELNDAVGRLRSALRAKGTEFAHVIKMGRTQMQDAVPMTLGQEFNGYAALMDDEIFRLERCIEELLSVNLGGTAIGSGINTPEGYKETVINHLKNVTGWRIMSAPDLIAATSDAAVFVTVHAQAKRLAVRVSKICNDLRLLSSGPRAGLNEINLPEMQAGSSIMPAKVNPVIPEAVNQVCFKVIGNDVCITMAAEAAQLQLNVMEPVLIQCLHESLVWLTRAVDHLRDRCVEGITANVEVCREQVMNSIGLVTYLNPIIGHHNGDLIGRECAETGKTVREVVLEKGLLTEEEIDEIFSIENLLHPRYKGPRY, encoded by the coding sequence ATGTCAGTTGATCAGGCAGAAACGTCAGTAACAGCAACGCCGGGTACACGGGTAGAAATTGACCTGCTTGGCCCGATGGAAGTACCAAACGACGCATGGTACGGCGTGCACACGATGCGCGCGATGAACAGCTTTAACCTCACATGTCGAACCACGAGTGACAATCCACTTCTTATTAAGGGCATCGTGTTGGTTAAAAAGGCGTCTGCGTTAGCGAATAAAGAGTTACGCACGATTCCGGCAGATGTGGCTGATGACATTGTTGCGGCCTGTGACATGATTTTGAATCAAGGCAAGTGCTTAGACCAGTTCCCTACTGACCAGCTTCAAGGCGGGGCGGGGACGAGTGTCAATATGAATGCCAATGAAGTGATTGCCAACCTTGCCCTTGCTAATCGTGGCGTGGAAAAAGGTCGGTATGACATCATCAATCCCAATGACCATGTGAATGCGTGTCAATCAACGAATGACACGTATGCAACGGGTATCCGGTTAGCCGTCTATATGCGTGTGCGTGAGCTAAATGATGCTGTTGGTCGGTTGCGGTCAGCGTTGCGGGCCAAGGGCACGGAGTTTGCCCATGTCATCAAGATGGGGCGAACCCAAATGCAAGATGCGGTACCGATGACGCTCGGACAAGAGTTCAATGGCTATGCCGCGCTGATGGATGATGAGATTTTCCGTTTAGAACGCTGTATTGAAGAACTGCTGAGCGTGAACCTCGGCGGTACTGCTATTGGGAGTGGGATTAACACCCCTGAGGGCTATAAAGAAACAGTTATTAACCACCTAAAGAATGTGACGGGCTGGCGCATTATGAGCGCCCCTGACCTTATTGCGGCGACGTCTGATGCGGCAGTGTTTGTGACGGTGCACGCCCAAGCGAAACGCCTTGCCGTGCGTGTTTCAAAGATTTGTAACGACCTGCGGTTGTTGAGTTCTGGTCCTCGTGCTGGGCTCAATGAAATCAATCTGCCTGAAATGCAGGCGGGTTCATCAATCATGCCGGCCAAGGTCAATCCAGTTATTCCTGAAGCGGTGAACCAGGTGTGTTTCAAGGTGATTGGTAATGACGTGTGTATCACGATGGCAGCAGAAGCTGCACAGCTTCAGCTCAACGTCATGGAGCCGGTGCTCATTCAATGCCTGCATGAGAGTCTGGTGTGGCTTACCAGGGCGGTTGACCACCTCCGTGACCGTTGTGTCGAAGGCATTACCGCCAATGTTGAGGTATGCCGTGAGCAGGTGATGAACTCGATTGGGCTGGTGACCTACCTGAACCCCATCATTGGCCACCATAACGGTGACCTTATCGGGCGTGAGTGTGCTGAAACCGGTAAAACGGTGCGTGAGGTGGTTCTGGAAAAGGGCTTGCTCACCGAAGAAGAGATTGATGAGATTTTCTCCATTGAGAATCTCCTCCATCCTCGCTACAAGGGCCCGCGGTATTAG
- the tilS gene encoding tRNA lysidine(34) synthetase TilS gives MTSLQTLSVGWNVSVLEPMADPMVPIPERARIMVGLSGGADSTGLAVWAVRTYPNHDWHMVHVRHGLRDDEADRRAAQETAQLLNRPFLEVQAKWDDIERANGPEDRARQARYAAFVAAGEQLNTPYLALAHTADDQAETVILRLVRGTGPSGMAGMQPVSARVGLTIIRPLLHWPRAAVRNLSQGFPTVEDPTNTDLDQRRAYVRHQLLPVLGYARPDKQSAVPAISRLAALQAQQRMLIDHLIAPYVGPSWGSIQRISDESAPIVQKELIYRALGHDVSRELADGIARLQRGERIDIKGGRWAARDRFGWLIGPKKIAWSINKVDPPVHFPDHVHRDFDPLKTHPLPWKVPIYRDVNIRDVRVRYRLPVDSVHKGIFEYFEKSLRKQLPVVYTAAGNVVAIGPVSTLPIGRLGANVQWIAITQSHQL, from the coding sequence TTGACGAGCTTACAAACCCTGAGCGTTGGATGGAACGTATCGGTGCTTGAACCAATGGCTGATCCGATGGTGCCTATTCCTGAACGCGCACGGATTATGGTCGGCCTATCGGGTGGTGCCGATAGCACGGGGTTAGCGGTATGGGCGGTTCGAACCTATCCGAATCATGACTGGCATATGGTGCATGTCCGTCATGGACTTCGAGATGATGAAGCCGATAGGCGTGCAGCCCAAGAAACCGCGCAACTGCTCAACCGTCCATTCTTGGAGGTCCAAGCAAAATGGGACGATATTGAACGGGCGAATGGGCCTGAGGATCGGGCTCGCCAAGCACGATATGCCGCATTCGTCGCAGCAGGTGAGCAACTCAATACGCCTTACCTTGCCCTCGCTCATACCGCTGATGACCAGGCTGAAACAGTCATTCTTCGCCTTGTTAGAGGTACTGGCCCATCCGGGATGGCTGGTATGCAGCCAGTTTCAGCGCGGGTAGGGCTGACGATTATCCGGCCACTACTGCATTGGCCTCGTGCAGCAGTTCGCAACTTATCCCAAGGTTTTCCAACGGTAGAAGATCCTACTAATACTGATCTTGACCAACGGCGTGCCTATGTTCGGCACCAATTGTTGCCAGTTTTGGGCTATGCACGACCCGATAAACAAAGTGCGGTACCCGCAATCAGTCGCCTAGCTGCGCTCCAGGCACAACAACGGATGCTTATTGATCACCTTATTGCTCCCTATGTGGGGCCATCTTGGGGTTCGATTCAGCGCATTTCAGACGAATCTGCACCGATCGTGCAAAAAGAATTGATTTATCGTGCCCTTGGTCATGATGTGAGTCGCGAGTTGGCCGATGGTATAGCACGGCTTCAACGCGGAGAGCGCATAGATATTAAGGGAGGACGATGGGCAGCCCGGGACCGGTTCGGATGGCTTATCGGCCCTAAGAAGATTGCGTGGTCAATTAATAAAGTTGACCCGCCCGTACATTTTCCTGACCACGTGCACCGTGATTTCGATCCGCTTAAAACCCATCCATTACCTTGGAAAGTGCCTATTTACAGGGATGTTAATATTCGAGATGTACGGGTGCGCTATCGGCTACCAGTTGATAGTGTGCACAAAGGAATCTTTGAGTATTTTGAAAAATCGTTGCGTAAGCAACTACCTGTTGTATATACTGCTGCTGGTAACGTAGTGGCCATTGGTCCTGTAAGCACCCTGCCTATAGGACGTTTAGGGGCTAATGTGCAATGGATTGCAATTACCCAAAGCCATCAATTGTAA
- the folK gene encoding 2-amino-4-hydroxy-6-hydroxymethyldihydropteridine diphosphokinase, producing the protein MITDLQHDLRVAGRTIPALRGFIPFGAPRTAWLGLGSNVGDRARYLRRAIEELSSIPRVQITKISNVYKADPVGTQGRSFLNLVVEIKITRSPLSLLKATQEVEYRLGRVRTGHWTARTIDIDILAIEGIALQSATLQLPHPFASSRLFVLVPWLELANPRLSCGHSVRSHMESTQFHDNAQAQGLAKIGPLETIIDTAHSP; encoded by the coding sequence ATGATTACGGACTTGCAACACGATTTGCGCGTTGCAGGACGAACGATTCCGGCCCTTCGCGGGTTTATCCCCTTTGGGGCGCCGCGTACCGCTTGGCTAGGGCTGGGGTCCAATGTGGGTGATCGTGCGCGATATTTGCGGCGTGCGATAGAAGAGTTGTCATCAATTCCTCGAGTTCAGATCACAAAAATATCCAATGTTTATAAGGCTGATCCTGTTGGTACGCAGGGCCGGTCATTTTTAAATCTTGTCGTTGAAATCAAGATAACTCGTTCACCGCTATCCTTGTTAAAGGCGACTCAAGAAGTTGAGTACCGTCTTGGACGAGTGCGTACTGGACATTGGACCGCACGTACTATCGACATCGACATTCTTGCGATTGAAGGAATCGCACTTCAGTCCGCAACATTGCAACTTCCACATCCATTCGCCTCGTCGCGGCTCTTTGTATTAGTACCGTGGCTTGAATTAGCCAATCCTCGCTTATCTTGCGGGCACTCCGTTCGGTCTCACATGGAGTCAACCCAATTTCATGACAATGCGCAGGCTCAAGGCTTGGCGAAGATTGGACCTCTCGAGACCATCATCGATACCGCTCATTCGCCGTAA
- the folP gene encoding dihydropteroate synthase, whose product MTTAIDEVEIPEAPNLRVRGGVTIQTQVRPAIMGIVNVTPDSFGTKPLYPDNHPQAALEYAQRLHEDGADIIDIGAESTRPGAERISNAEQLKRLIPVVQGCVDAGMIVSVDTCSADVAREVLEAGAHVINDVSGLADMSVAEVCLNYDAAYVLMHARSTPKEMQSAEHLDYPEGIVDAVDEFFHTSVGSLLDLGFDEDQIVLDPGFGFAKSVRHNFELIQKLTLFTTSGLNVLVGISRKSFIGAATGVSNPLDRDPGTTTLSAFLAMMGAQIHRVHNVAQTIQAIRMMQAIDAGEPLDWPPVLGT is encoded by the coding sequence ATGACTACCGCAATTGACGAAGTAGAAATCCCTGAAGCACCAAACCTCCGTGTACGCGGTGGAGTAACGATTCAAACGCAGGTTCGCCCAGCGATTATGGGCATCGTTAACGTCACACCTGATTCATTTGGAACAAAACCGCTGTATCCGGACAATCATCCCCAAGCCGCTCTCGAATATGCACAACGATTACACGAGGACGGCGCTGACATTATTGATATTGGGGCTGAATCTACACGTCCTGGGGCTGAGCGCATATCCAATGCAGAGCAACTTAAACGCCTCATTCCAGTTGTCCAAGGCTGTGTTGATGCAGGGATGATTGTGAGTGTAGATACGTGCTCAGCAGATGTGGCCCGTGAGGTCTTGGAGGCGGGCGCGCATGTTATCAATGATGTGTCCGGTTTAGCAGACATGAGTGTTGCTGAGGTGTGTCTTAACTATGACGCGGCGTATGTGTTGATGCACGCACGTTCTACGCCAAAGGAGATGCAGTCCGCAGAGCATCTTGATTATCCTGAGGGGATTGTTGATGCTGTGGATGAGTTCTTTCACACGAGCGTAGGGTCGCTCCTTGACCTCGGGTTTGATGAGGATCAGATTGTGCTTGACCCTGGTTTTGGTTTTGCCAAGTCTGTGCGCCATAATTTTGAACTGATTCAGAAGCTGACGCTCTTTACGACTAGCGGCTTAAATGTACTGGTGGGAATAAGCCGGAAATCCTTTATTGGTGCGGCAACAGGGGTAAGTAACCCATTGGACCGAGATCCAGGCACGACGACGCTGTCAGCCTTTTTAGCGATGATGGGTGCCCAGATTCATCGTGTACATAACGTGGCTCAGACGATTCAGGCTATCCGTATGATGCAGGCCATCGACGCCGGAGAACCATTGGATTGGCCTCCGGTTCTCGGAACTTAA
- the folE gene encoding GTP cyclohydrolase I FolE, which yields MGSPADSVNRIRVATNAEPRGQFNHEQIRNGVEMIFQGLGLDVHDPRIVGTPDRVARMYDEIFAGLLVDPADVLDTTFNEGHEDIVLVRDIPFASVCEHHLIPFFGKAHVGYLPNKDGHIAGLSKIARVVDVVAKRPQLQERITTEVADVLEKKLSPRGVIVQIEAEHLCMNMRGVRKPGAITVTSSVRGLMRSDPRTRAEVMSLIHGGRL from the coding sequence ATGGGTTCGCCAGCCGATTCCGTTAATCGGATTCGGGTTGCTACAAATGCTGAGCCACGCGGCCAGTTCAATCACGAACAGATCCGTAATGGGGTCGAAATGATCTTTCAAGGACTGGGCCTAGATGTTCATGATCCACGCATTGTGGGTACCCCAGATCGTGTCGCACGCATGTATGACGAGATCTTTGCCGGGCTACTTGTCGACCCGGCAGATGTCCTTGATACAACGTTTAATGAAGGACACGAAGACATTGTTCTTGTTCGTGATATTCCGTTTGCATCAGTGTGTGAGCATCATTTGATCCCCTTTTTTGGGAAAGCTCATGTGGGCTATCTTCCCAACAAGGACGGGCATATTGCCGGACTTAGCAAAATTGCGCGGGTAGTGGATGTGGTCGCTAAACGTCCGCAACTTCAAGAGCGAATTACGACCGAAGTTGCCGATGTGCTCGAAAAGAAACTTTCTCCCAGAGGGGTTATCGTACAAATTGAAGCAGAACATCTTTGTATGAATATGCGAGGTGTGCGAAAACCAGGCGCGATAACCGTGACCAGTTCGGTGCGTGGACTGATGCGCTCTGATCCCAGGACTCGTGCCGAGGTCATGTCATTAATCCACGGAGGACGGTTATGA
- a CDS encoding zinc-dependent metalloprotease — protein MLPSLLDWAEATRWGIRYAHTRAVPALDIEQIDLLHLLVRERAHEVDPVVREVAQLGADLPAPVVDVTSRKRIVEASLDSMRAIADPHTFTLASASRFPNLVRRRLWAHNLGATTGLYAAKTIGQHELFIPPAHTSGRTWVVGPNLTALVKRLGQRSHDILNGVLSTQLTSRTLFEGLEWVRPYALSLLDTYIREIDGYDKAFMKAIERFSTFLNDANAPVGIEPYDWGNVVFTPRQVRAIYAGQALMAAIDGYCTYITSLVCNAMDLDGAFVEQVLASQVAGHHVILRLTQVLPGMGISRIDATAGYAFMRVIAQHGGVDLVNKMWEAPTTLPTIDELTNPERWMERIGA, from the coding sequence GTGTTGCCGTCTCTCCTTGATTGGGCTGAAGCAACACGGTGGGGTATCAGGTACGCCCATACTCGCGCTGTACCGGCTTTAGATATTGAGCAGATTGACCTGCTCCATCTACTTGTTCGTGAACGAGCTCATGAGGTTGATCCGGTTGTCCGTGAGGTAGCACAGCTTGGGGCTGACCTACCGGCCCCAGTTGTAGATGTAACAAGTCGAAAACGAATCGTTGAAGCCAGCCTCGATTCGATGCGCGCGATCGCCGACCCACATACATTCACCCTTGCAAGTGCCAGTCGCTTTCCCAATCTTGTGCGTCGGCGGTTGTGGGCACACAACCTTGGCGCGACTACTGGACTGTACGCAGCCAAAACAATTGGTCAGCATGAACTGTTTATTCCACCGGCTCATACGAGCGGTCGTACTTGGGTGGTTGGTCCTAACCTGACCGCGTTGGTAAAGCGTCTTGGGCAGCGTTCACACGACATACTCAATGGTGTGTTAAGCACACAACTTACCAGTCGAACACTTTTTGAAGGGTTGGAATGGGTGAGGCCGTATGCGCTATCACTGCTCGATACCTACATTCGAGAGATTGACGGGTACGACAAAGCGTTTATGAAGGCAATAGAACGCTTTAGCACATTTCTGAATGATGCGAATGCACCAGTAGGTATTGAACCCTATGACTGGGGCAATGTTGTATTCACGCCACGCCAAGTGCGGGCTATTTATGCTGGGCAGGCACTAATGGCGGCTATTGATGGCTATTGCACCTATATCACATCCTTAGTTTGTAATGCGATGGATCTTGACGGCGCATTCGTTGAGCAGGTATTGGCTTCTCAAGTTGCTGGACACCATGTGATTCTTCGCTTGACACAGGTCCTACCCGGTATGGGTATTAGCCGCATTGATGCGACGGCTGGGTATGCCTTTATGCGGGTGATTGCACAGCACGGTGGAGTTGATCTTGTCAACAAGATGTGGGAGGCACCAACCACACTTCCTACTATTGACGAGCTTACAAACCCTGAGCGTTGGATGGAACGTATCGGTGCTTGA
- a CDS encoding phosphatase PAP2 family protein: MMLSVWLTNPVDWAITQAVVATRTGLGDAIFWPITTSGNFACIWIVLGALLLGWAWVQSPSAARRQSLATGLGVWTALGLSQLVVEVTIKPLVNRPRPIAVNPIWNHLDITTVHSSFPSGHTGWAFAVVPVLWAWDPRAGKVGLVFAVLMGFSRIYVGAHWFTDVIVGAAIGTALGIFVVWAIRRLFLSSL; this comes from the coding sequence ATGATGCTATCCGTGTGGCTAACCAATCCCGTTGACTGGGCAATAACCCAAGCCGTTGTAGCTACGCGGACAGGGCTCGGTGACGCCATTTTTTGGCCCATCACAACATCAGGTAATTTTGCCTGTATCTGGATCGTGCTGGGCGCACTGTTATTGGGGTGGGCATGGGTGCAATCACCGTCAGCCGCGCGGCGCCAAAGCCTGGCTACCGGCTTAGGGGTGTGGACGGCGCTTGGACTCTCTCAACTTGTCGTTGAAGTCACCATTAAGCCGCTGGTTAACCGCCCCCGACCGATTGCGGTCAACCCCATCTGGAATCACCTTGACATCACCACGGTGCACTCCAGTTTCCCAAGTGGGCACACGGGATGGGCCTTTGCCGTTGTGCCCGTGCTCTGGGCGTGGGACCCACGTGCAGGAAAGGTCGGACTGGTATTTGCTGTATTGATGGGGTTTAGTCGTATCTATGTGGGTGCCCACTGGTTTACTGATGTCATTGTGGGCGCAGCCATCGGCACTGCCTTGGGAATATTCGTTGTTTGGGCTATCCGACGTCTATTCCTTTCCAGTCTTTAA
- the hpt gene encoding hypoxanthine phosphoribosyltransferase, giving the protein MSSPSHSDIQSVLIAEEDLARRVKELGDEISATYQERGIEDIVIVSVLKGSFIFMADLIRHISVNAAVDFMAVSSYGAATKSSGVVRILKDLDIELEGKHVLVIEDIVDSGLTLHFLLKNLRNRKPASLELCSLLVKPEAVQVDLNISWTGFECPNEFLVGYGLDFAERYRNLPYVGILKPEVYA; this is encoded by the coding sequence ATGAGCAGCCCTTCGCATTCTGATATTCAGTCCGTTCTCATTGCTGAAGAAGATCTCGCCAGGCGGGTTAAAGAGCTCGGTGATGAGATATCAGCCACATATCAAGAGCGTGGCATTGAGGACATTGTGATCGTCAGTGTGTTGAAGGGCTCCTTCATCTTTATGGCGGATTTGATTCGCCATATCTCAGTCAATGCAGCCGTGGATTTCATGGCTGTTTCTAGTTATGGGGCAGCAACGAAATCCAGTGGTGTCGTCCGGATTCTCAAGGATTTGGATATTGAACTAGAAGGTAAGCATGTACTGGTCATTGAAGACATCGTTGACAGCGGGTTGACCTTGCATTTCTTGCTGAAGAATCTTCGCAATCGTAAACCCGCAAGTTTGGAACTCTGTTCCTTATTGGTCAAACCAGAGGCAGTTCAAGTTGATCTCAATATTTCATGGACTGGGTTTGAATGTCCAAATGAGTTCTTGGTCGGGTACGGTCTCGATTTTGCTGAACGGTATCGGAATCTCCCCTATGTGGGCATCCTGAAGCCGGAGGTGTACGCCTAA
- the folB gene encoding dihydroneopterin aldolase, with the protein MTEHSKSDDDVMPLDEIRLTGLQVRASHGVMPHEQIVPQTFIVDMAAKVDLFTPSMSDDLSHTIDYGQLAEMIANIVRDEPVRLIEALAGTIADEIMGSYESIHAVAITVHKPQAPISELVSDVSVTVNRVRDAYTSRIW; encoded by the coding sequence ATGACTGAACATTCAAAGTCTGACGACGACGTGATGCCACTTGATGAGATTCGTCTTACTGGCCTTCAGGTTCGGGCCAGCCATGGTGTTATGCCCCATGAGCAGATCGTGCCACAAACCTTCATCGTGGATATGGCAGCCAAGGTAGACCTGTTTACACCCTCTATGAGTGATGATCTATCGCACACGATTGATTACGGTCAACTTGCCGAGATGATCGCAAATATTGTGAGAGATGAACCTGTACGACTCATTGAAGCGCTTGCAGGGACCATCGCAGACGAAATTATGGGTTCGTACGAATCTATCCATGCCGTTGCGATCACCGTGCATAAACCTCAGGCACCTATTAGCGAATTGGTTAGTGATGTCAGTGTGACCGTTAACCGCGTCCGCGACGCCTATACCTCACGTATCTGGTGA
- the lysS gene encoding lysine--tRNA ligase: MSEPQDSAQPSGDDAGTLAELIGQRRAKASALRERGFDPWPAGVGVSDKIGDVVTGYADSIEPGEGSGDVVTVAGRVVNRRGHGKLVFLDVRERGVDIQFMVSKAAVGDETMTIVDDILDVGDWVRASGEVIRSKRGELSIRVAELAIISKALRPLPDKWHGLSDTDTRYRQRYVDLIVNDDSRQVFVKRSAIINAIRTELLSQNFIEVETPLLHPIVGGATAKPFITHHNALDMELYLRIAPELYLKRLIVGGLDRVFEIGRTFRNEGLSTRHNPEFTMVETYEAYADAERVMDMTEAIIQRCAQAANGHMTAVQTGPDGTEYTIDLSGKWARRPMAELVSEAVGQEVSVDTDRDVLVKIADDHKVHVPAGAGPGKVLFNLYDELVEHTLINPTFVTDYPVEVSPLAHVHRDHEQLTERFELIIGGRELANGFSELADPDDQRKRFEAQVAAKAAGDDEAMMMDHDYLRALEYGLPPTGGLGIGVDRLVMLLTGSASIRDVLFFPSLRPEAL, from the coding sequence ATGAGTGAGCCACAAGATTCTGCCCAACCCTCTGGAGATGACGCCGGCACCCTGGCTGAGCTAATCGGTCAGCGTCGTGCAAAGGCATCGGCATTACGCGAACGGGGTTTTGACCCGTGGCCCGCTGGTGTAGGCGTGAGTGACAAGATTGGAGATGTTGTCACTGGGTATGCGGACAGTATTGAACCTGGTGAGGGATCAGGTGACGTTGTCACGGTGGCTGGCCGGGTCGTGAACCGGCGTGGACACGGCAAGTTAGTGTTCCTTGATGTGCGTGAACGCGGCGTTGATATCCAATTTATGGTGTCAAAGGCTGCGGTCGGTGACGAGACCATGACCATTGTCGATGACATACTTGATGTTGGTGACTGGGTTCGTGCCAGCGGCGAAGTGATCCGTTCCAAGCGCGGTGAGTTGAGTATCCGTGTGGCTGAGCTGGCCATTATTTCTAAGGCGCTCCGCCCGCTGCCAGACAAATGGCATGGTTTGAGTGACACGGATACGCGGTATCGCCAGCGCTATGTGGATTTGATCGTGAATGACGATTCTCGTCAGGTATTCGTCAAGCGGTCAGCGATTATCAACGCAATTCGCACCGAGCTACTGAGCCAGAACTTCATTGAGGTTGAAACGCCGCTCTTGCACCCGATTGTGGGTGGGGCAACGGCGAAACCATTTATCACGCACCACAACGCGCTGGATATGGAGCTTTATCTGCGTATTGCCCCTGAGCTCTATCTCAAGCGCTTGATTGTTGGTGGTTTGGACCGAGTATTCGAGATTGGTCGCACCTTCCGTAACGAAGGATTGAGTACGCGCCATAATCCAGAGTTCACGATGGTAGAAACCTATGAGGCCTATGCCGACGCTGAACGGGTGATGGATATGACTGAGGCCATTATTCAGCGTTGTGCCCAAGCCGCCAATGGACACATGACTGCGGTGCAAACAGGCCCAGATGGTACGGAGTACACGATTGATCTGAGCGGTAAGTGGGCCCGTCGCCCGATGGCTGAACTGGTGAGTGAAGCGGTTGGCCAGGAAGTATCAGTAGATACCGACCGTGATGTGCTTGTGAAGATTGCCGATGACCACAAGGTGCATGTGCCTGCCGGCGCTGGCCCAGGCAAGGTGCTGTTCAATTTGTATGACGAGCTGGTTGAGCACACGCTCATTAACCCGACTTTTGTCACGGACTATCCCGTTGAGGTAAGCCCCCTTGCCCATGTTCATCGTGATCATGAGCAGTTGACTGAACGCTTTGAACTGATTATCGGTGGGCGTGAGTTAGCCAACGGGTTCAGCGAATTAGCTGACCCGGATGATCAGCGCAAGCGTTTTGAAGCCCAGGTGGCGGCTAAGGCTGCGGGTGATGACGAAGCGATGATGATGGACCACGATTATCTGCGTGCGCTTGAATACGGCCTTCCACCTACCGGTGGTTTGGGTATTGGCGTTGACCGCCTGGTGATGTTGCTCACGGGTTCGGCCAGTATCCGAGATGTGCTGTTCTTCCCAAGCCTGCGCCCCGAAGCCCTCTAA